agaatttttttttcttaaataaacgaacataaataatttttaaatataattattttaattcgtgAATTATAtattagattaacatttaaaaatatttattttgaaacTAAAGTTGATAAAAAACGATAATTCAAAATAAGTTATGAAAAGTACGTTGGTACTAATATTAAatttatcagcttataagttaaatttataacttataaattaagtaagcaaacactcgtcgataaatACTTACAGACCTATCCATAAGTCAATAAGTAGCTAGGCAGCCAAACATGATATTAATAGGACTAGCTAGTAGTCTAGTCAAGGACGGTCAATGAATCGGAAATTCGGTCCGATCAGATCCGATTCGAAAGCTAATGGAGCGGATATGGATCattaaaaaataaatctgatCCGAAAAAAATATGATCCGATATGTAGCAGATATAAATTTAGGTCAATTCAATCCGTTAATAATCCGATCCGtctatattatatatatatatatgtataatatttatatattatataaattatataataagttatatataaaatatatatacatatatattttttgttaaacCTCCGGCTCGAGGAAGCCCAGTGCTGTTCATTCTACTACTGAGTTGGCTCTGGTTGCATTCTCAAATTGGCCTTACAAAAGTAGCACGGTTATAAAATTGTgtaaataaaattagaatttaGAAAGTATACATCAGTGTCTCACCAAATTTTTAAATTGATATGGTGAACAAATCAGGCTACTTATAATACTTAGATACCCCTCTTCTTAGACACTACTAGTCATCGTCTTTTGATCCTGCCAAGTTTTTTAAACTGATACTAATGGTACATGAAATTATTTGTCACCGTATGAAATTTGGTTTCAGTATTTTTGAGACGTTATCCGTTATCCGTGATCCTAATGGAACCGGATATTGatcggattttaaaaaatttGGCTAAAATTCGATCTGATTCCGAATCCAGTAAAATTAAATGGATTAGGATATGGATCAAGGTCTATCCAAATATATGATCCAAATTAAATGGATCAGGATTTTAAATGAGTCGAACCAAATTCGAGACCTTCTTAATCAACTTCTTTTGTCCAAACTCGTTAAAAATAAGTCGAATTCGAGTTGTTCACGAACATTTTGAGTTGATTCGAACCTGAATTTGGAGTTGGCTAAGTTCAACTCTAAAATTCGTATCATTTTCACTAAATATTGacaaaaattaaatttattgaTTTGCTTCGAATTTGATTCAATTAAATATATGATAttgaatattaaaataaaaatatattattaaaaaatcaaaataataaaaGCACGTGAACTTACAATCCAAATATGAAGTTTAAGTTCGGCTCaatacaaaaatataaaaaaaaatatttttattcaaaattattACTAATCCGAATATAAATATTTTACGAGTCGAGCTCCCGTACCGGAACAATTTGACtcttttcttttccctttctctttctctttctctatgCACTCAAAAGTGCAAACACAAAAAACTTCAAACTTCACCAACTATGCCATCTATCTCATCCATCACCAAAAACACAATTCCCCATTTTACCCCTCCAAAACTCTCACTCCCCTTCTCATCCTCCACACCCTCACTTCTCCCCGAGGACAAAACCGTAATTTCAACCGCCGTCACCATCCTCAAACACCACCGTTCAAAATCCCGGTGGACCCATCTCCGGTCACTCTTCCCGGCCGGTTTCACACCCACCCAAGTTTCCCAAATTACCCTCCAACTTCGCAATAATCCCCATCTTGCCCTCAACTACTTCAACTTCACTGTTCAACACTCTCTTTGTGCTCACTCTTTACACTCTTATTGTACTATCATTCATGTTCTTGCTCGTGGTAGACAGAAATGTGAAGCTCAGAGGATGATTCAGTGTGTTTTGGGCAAATTTAGAGAGGCCCATTTGGTTGGTTTTTCGAAAAAGCCCAAGATTTTTGAGGGGTTGATGAGGACTTATAGGGCTTGTGATTCTGCCccttttgtgtttgatttactcGTGTTGTCGTTATTGCAGGCGAAACGGATTGATCAGGCTGTGGAGGTGGAGAGAATGTTGCGGTCCAAGGGTATGTTTTTAAAGATTAGTACTTGTAATGATTTGATCAAGAATGTGTGTAAATTGAATGATTGTTTTGTTGGTTATGATTTGTATAAAGAGATTTTTCGGGGTTTTGAGGGTTTAGAGGGGGGTTTTAGTGGGAAGGGTGTGAGGGTTGTGGTGCCGAATGTGCATACTTTTAATGTGATAATGATTGGTTTTTATCGAGAAGGGTTGGTTGAGAATGTGGAAGAGGTTTGGGAGGAGATGGTGAGGAGGGGGTGTGAGGGGAATTCGTATAGTTATAGTGTTTTGATGGCGGTGTATTGTGAGGTTGAGAGGATGGTGGATGCTTTGAGGGTGTGGGAAGAAATGGGGAGGAAGGGTTTGGAGCGTGATTTGGTTGCTTATAATACGATAATTGGGGGGTTTTGTAAGGTTGGCGAGGTTAAGAGGGCTGAGGAGTTTTTTGGACAGATGGAGTTAAATGGGTTCAATGGTAGTTGTGTTACGTATGAGCATCTTATAAGTGGATATTGTAAGATTGGGGATGTTGATTCGGCTTTGTTATTGTACAAGGGAATGTGTAGGAAAGGTTTTAGACCGGAAAGTTTTACAGTTGATGAAGTGATTAACGGACTTTGTGGGAAGAATAGAGTTTCTGAAGCGTTAGAGTATCTAACGGTTGCTGTCAAGAAACATGATATTGTTCCAAAGGGAACAAGTTATGAGTTTGTTATCAAGGGTTTGTGTCAGGAGGGAAGGATGGAAGATGGATTAAAGCTTCAGGCTGACATGGTTGGGAAAGGCTATGAGCCTAATTCTGAGGTATATAATGCTTTTATAGAAGGATACATGAAGCAAGGGAACGAGGATCGAGCTAGAAAACTAAGGAAGGAGATGGTTGAGATTCAAGAACAGCAGGAAGCAATTAGATAGTGATCTCTTGTCTAATGCTCTTAATATCTCAGGAAGTGGATGCAATGGTGGGCTTGTTACAGAAATAAAGAATCTGAAGGTACTTAGAAGTTAGATGTGGAAGGAAACGGTTTAAGAGATATGATGAGAGCGGAGAAGATGCTGGAGTGTAAGAAGAAGATGATTGACATATCTGAATGTTATGGAATAGGAAAACGGAACTATAACACATGTGAAATGGAAGGATTGTGTTGTATTAGAAGCC
This sequence is a window from Apium graveolens cultivar Ventura chromosome 9, ASM990537v1, whole genome shotgun sequence. Protein-coding genes within it:
- the LOC141683168 gene encoding pentatricopeptide repeat-containing protein At2g15980 isoform X2, encoding MPSISSITKNTIPHFTPPKLSLPFSSSTPSLLPEDKTVISTAVTILKHHRSKSRWTHLRSLFPAGFTPTQVSQITLQLRNNPHLALNYFNFTVQHSLCAHSLHSYCTIIHVLARGRQKCEAQRMIQCVLGKFREAHLVGFSKKPKIFEGLMRTYRACDSAPFVFDLLVLSLLQAKRIDQAVEVERMLRSKGMFLKISTCNDLIKNVCKLNDCFVGYDLYKEIFRGFEGLEGGFSGKGVRVVVPNVHTFNVIMIGFYREGLVENVEEVWEEMVRRGCEGNSYSYSVLMAVYCEVERMVDALRVWEEMGRKGLERDLVAYNTIIGGFCKVGEVKRAEEFFGQMELNGFNGSCVTYEHLISGYCKIGDVDSALLLYKGMCRKGFRPESFTVDEVINGLCGKNRVSEALEYLTVAVKKHDIVPKGTSYEFVIKGLCQEGRMEDGLKLQADMVGKGYEPNSEVYNAFIEGYMKQGNEDRARKLRKEMVEIQEQQEAIR